ttgtatattaacccttTATGTGATACACGGTTTGTAAAAATTTTCTCTcgttctgtaggttgcctttttattttgttaattgtttcttctgctgtgtagaagcttttaaGTATGATGCTGTTCAAcctgttgatgttttcttttgttgttgtactattggtgtcatatcaaaaagAAATCGTTGCCAACACCAATGTCAAGAAGCGTCTTCCAtaccttttcttctagaagtcttatgttTTCAGATCctatttttaagtctttgatccatttgagctaatttttgtaagtgggataagacaggggtccaatttcattttcctgCACTTGattatccaattttcccaacactatttctTGAAGAGACTATCTTCTCCCCACTGGATGTTCCTGGCTCCCtcatcaaatattagttgaccatatatgcagcaacttaattctgggctctctacttTATTTCATTGGAATATGTGTCTAGTTTTTATGTCAATATcaaactgttttaattactatagatttgtagtgtagtttgaaatcagaaggtGTGATGCCTCCAGTATTGTTCTTCATTCTCTGGATTGAATTGGTTATTCacggtcttttgtggttccatacaaattttagaattgtttattctgtttctgtgaaaacagccattggaattttgatagggattatgtTGAATCCGCAGATGGCTTTGGATAGCCTAgacatattaacaatattaactcttaaAATCCATCAACACAGGAtgtcattccatttatttatgtcttcttcaatttctttcagcaaagtccTTTGTGCTGTCATAGGATCTCTCTTGGAAAAGTTCTGTGTGCACTCGAGAAGAGTGTGAATTTtgttgctgttggatggaatggtCTATAAATGTATGTTAGTTCTATTTGGTCTAATGTATAGATCAAGTACATCAtttccttttggattttctgtctggatgatctgtccattgttgaaagtggggtattgaagtccctactattattgtattgtctatttctcccttcatatCTGTTAGTATTTTGCTTGATATATTTAGGAGTTCCAATGTagggtatgtgtatatatttatagttgTTATATTTCCTTGCTAAATtgatctctttatcattatataatgaccttacTTGGGTCTTGCTAccttttttggcttaaagtctattttttctaacGTAAGTATACCTACCTCCGCTTTCTTTTGATTtgcacttgcatggaatatctttttctatcccttcactttgagtctttAAATGTGTGTCCTTTATGTGTGTCGTTAAATCTGAAATGGGTCTCCTGTAGGCAGCACGTAGTTGGGTCtgggttttttaatccatccagccactctttgcttttgattggtgaattcaatccatttatatttacagTACTTATTGATATTTAAGGAATTACTAATCCATCTTATTAATTGCTTTCTGACTGTTTCATATTTCCgttgtttcttcttccctctgtctATGCCTACTTTGTAAATTGGTTAATTTCCATGGTGGTATGCTCTGTTTcccctctctttgtcttttgcgAATCTGctctaggtttttgctttgttcttaCCTTGAGAATTGCATAAACATCTTATAGATAAACAATACATTTTAGGCTGATAGCAACTTATATTTGAATGCCTATAAAGACAATGCTTTTACTCCTCTCTTTTATACTATTGATGTTGCAAGTTACCTCTTCTTATGTCATATACTCATTAACAATTTgtagtagctatagttatttttaatattattttcctttgaattttataCTATAGTTGAGTGGTTAATACACCATCCTAATGTAGAGTTacagttttctaatttcttcctatttttcacctttaccagtgtgttatgtactttcatatattttcgtGTCCCTGGTTAGagtcttttcatttcagcaaGACGAACTCCTTGCAGCATTTCCTGCAAGACAGGTCTAGTGGTGGTGAAATCCCTCAGCTTTGGTTTGTCTGGAGAAgcctttgtttctccttcatatctgaaggataactttttCAGATCAAGAATTCTCGGCtggcaattttttttaagattttttatttttttcctttttctccccaaagccccctggtacatagttgtgtattctttgttgtgggtccttctagttgtggcatgtgggacgctgcctcagcatggttttgatgagcagtgccatgtctgcacccaggattcaaaccaacgaaacactggtctgcctgcagcagagcgtgtgaacttaaccactcggccacggggccagccccttggctggcaatttttatctttcagcaatttgaatatgtcactccactctctcctggacTGTAGAgttcctgctgagaaatccactgataacCTAATGGAgatcctttgtaggttactttccCTTGATTTCTGGCTGCCTTTAAGATTCattctttgtcattaatttttgacagtttcataataatgtgtcttggagaagatctaTTTGCATTGAGTTAACGGGGTGTTCACTTAGCTTTATGGACTTGtatgttcaagtctttactcaggtttgggaaggtctcatcttttattactttaaataaactctctggccccttctccttctcttctccttccagaacCCCAATTATTTGGATATTTGCCTTTCTGATGGACTCTGATAGCTCTTGTAGGCTTTCAACActgtttttaaatcttagttctgtattttcttctaagtgtattatttctatattcctatccttcAAGCCACCTGTTCTTTCTTCTATCTGGTCTGCCCTACTACAGATGCTTTCTATTGCATTCTTGATTTCATTCACTGAGaacttcagctccagaatttctgtttggttctttttttatcatttcaatcACTTTGGTAAAGAACTCCTTCTGttcgttaattttattcctgcttccagtgaattgtctttctgagttttcttatagctTGTTGAATTTCTTCATAACAGCTATTCTTTACCAGTTAGATTGCCATATTCTACATCTTTGAGTTCAGTTACTGgagaattatcattttatttttgtgatgccatatttccttaatttttcatattgtttgtaGCTATGTGCTGCTGCTTTCACATTTGAAGTAGTGGATACCTCCTTAACTAAGTTCATATGTCTTATTTAGTTCTTACAATTCACCAGGTTGGCTATTAGAATCTCTCTTTTGTATTCCAGAAGGTTTGCTATAGCTCAGTGTTTGGTTTCTCCCTTGCCCAGAAACCATGGCCTATTTTCTGAGCATGCTTCTTGTCTACCAGAGTTCACTTTGGCAGACACACTCAGGAGCATACATAAGAAGATGGCAACAGAATTGGGGGAGGTGTAGGTCTAGCACTCAGTACATTTGGGGCTCCCACAGACCCAGGAGGGTAATCCCAAGAGATGGTGTTCCCAGAGGCACGTAGGTGGACTTTATGCTGAGCACAATCCCTTCAAGGCCATTTGAAATTCTTATCTACCTCTTTCTCAATATCCTCCCTCCTGCCGGTTTCAGAGCTCCCACATTAGTACTCCAGGTGCTGGTGATGAGAAATGGATTTATTCAGCTGCAACCAGCCAGCTGGGATAGCTGGGCTCTCTTTCACCACCCTCCTCTTTGCCTAAGGGAGGGATCACCTCTGCCACATAAATCAACCCCTTCAGCACCTTCTGGGGGGTGCCAAAAAAGTTTCTCTTACCCACCTCCACTGCAACCAGACTCACATGCAATGCAAGCAAActcatacatttcttttttcctctgtttttcttccacTGGTGTGTTGGATTATCCCTTTGGGAGGGCTGGACTTTTGCCAGTTCTCTCTCATGGGTACTTGTCTGCCTAATTCATCACTCGCCTGATTCTTATCCAAGAGCAGTGAGAAGGATATAGGCAGTGTCCCTGGCTCTGCTAGTGCTGCAGCCCATATGGAGGTTTGTCTATCTCCTACCAGCTACACTGGTGGGTAAGATTCAACCTAGGGCCCTTGGAGCAAGATACAAAGTCTGTAAACCCCCACCTAGATGTTCTTGTTTCTGTATGGATgcaaaattcattcattaaaaaggaagataaaaaagagaagCATCTTATGACATCATGCTACTGGTGTCACCATAAGTGGGAGCATTTCAAAAGCCTGGACCATATTTCAATTATCCTTATGTTCCAAGTGACTTAAACGAAGTATATGCATTAGTAGAAAGCAGAATTGTTTGCTGAATAATAGTGATATTAAAGAGAATCAATGCAATGAGAAAATTCCTTAGGGATAGTAGAACTTTGATGCCATGGCTTTTCATATTAGTTCTAGGGAAAGGCCTTTGTAAATGGAATTGGGGAAACACAGCACCATCAGAGAGTTCACCCTCCTTGGACTCTCTGCTGACCTCCACATCCAGGCTCTGCTCCTTTTGTTGTTCCTGGATATTTACCTCCTGACAATAATGGGGAATCTGATGATGCTGTTAGTAATCTAAGCTGATTCTCACCTCCtcacacccatgtacttcttcctgagTCAACTCTCTTTCCTGgatgtttgtttatcttcactCATCATGCCTAAGATGCTGAAGGACTTTCTATCTGAGACAAAAGCCATCTCAGTAAGGGGCTGCCTGGCACAAGGCTTCTTTGTGTTCATCACTTCAAGGCCTGAGGTTTTCTGCTCTCAGTATTTAATGGCCTATGACTGTTATGCTTCCATCTGCCTCCCTCCGCTCTATGGACACATGATGAGGAAAAGGCTGTGTGTGCAGCTTGTATAGGGTTCATGgagcttggggttttttttaatgtgcttatcAACGTCATCCTAGCTGCCAACCTGGACTTCTGTGAGAAACATACCATCAACTACTACATCTGTGAggtgctctttctctttcttctgtccttaTCTGATGTCTCCACCAACCACATAGTCTTGCTCTGCTCCACCCTTCTACATGG
This DNA window, taken from Equus przewalskii isolate Varuska chromosome 5, EquPr2, whole genome shotgun sequence, encodes the following:
- the LOC103546811 gene encoding LOW QUALITY PROTEIN: olfactory receptor 8S1-like (The sequence of the model RefSeq protein was modified relative to this genomic sequence to represent the inferred CDS: deleted 2 bases in 1 codon; substituted 1 base at 1 genomic stop codon) → MYFFLSQLSFLDVCLSSLIMPKMLKDFLSETKAISVRGCLAQGFFVFITSRPEVFCSQYLMAYDCYASICLPPLYGHMMRKRLCVQLVXGSWSLVFFNVLINVILAANLDFCEKHTINYYICEVLFLFLLSLSDVSTNHIVLLCSTLLHGLGAFFLIISSYAHIVSTILSINSTSDRSTAFSTCSSHIIVVYFFYGSAFLRYLMPISGSPLELIFSVQYGVVTPMLNLFVYSLKNKEMKASVRNTEKVLSMLLVEDMILGRHYGT